A window of Aeromicrobium sp. A1-2 contains these coding sequences:
- a CDS encoding anti-sigma factor domain-containing protein, with protein MTDLHAFAGAYALDSLNDRDRARFEGHLEACESCRAEMAGFFATTVRLAEVTAISPPDAMRARVLAATRSTSQIRPVVAELDRHRRLRRVLPRFVVAAVFALGAVSAGGFAIERGNARDSMVASESISSVLAAPDASTKARAFSGGGNVRLVSSSARDVAVIVANDLPALKKGSVYQVWMIQGPDARSQGTFATGGTMIMRDLKAADHVAVTVEPRGGSLEPTTAAVISLAI; from the coding sequence ATGACCGACCTGCATGCGTTCGCCGGTGCGTACGCACTGGACTCACTCAACGACCGCGATCGCGCCCGCTTCGAGGGCCATCTCGAGGCCTGCGAATCCTGCCGGGCCGAGATGGCTGGCTTCTTCGCCACGACCGTCCGGCTCGCCGAGGTCACCGCGATCTCACCCCCGGACGCGATGCGCGCACGGGTGCTGGCCGCCACGCGGTCGACGTCCCAGATCCGACCGGTCGTGGCCGAGCTGGACCGACACCGCCGCCTGCGTCGCGTGCTGCCCCGGTTTGTCGTGGCCGCTGTGTTCGCGCTCGGAGCCGTCTCAGCCGGTGGGTTCGCGATCGAACGAGGCAACGCCCGGGACAGCATGGTTGCCAGCGAGTCCATCTCGTCGGTGCTCGCCGCACCTGACGCCTCCACCAAGGCCCGTGCCTTCTCCGGCGGCGGCAACGTGCGGCTGGTGTCCTCGTCGGCGCGCGACGTCGCGGTCATCGTGGCCAATGACCTGCCTGCCCTCAAGAAGGGCAGCGTCTACCAGGTGTGGATGATCCAGGGCCCCGATGCCCGCTCCCAGGGGACGTTCGCGACCGGCGGCACGATGATCATGCGAGACCTGAAGGCGGCCGACCACGTCGCCGTAACGGTCGAGCCGCGCGGTGGCTCCCTGGAGCCGACCACTGCAGCTGTCATCTCGCTCGCGATCTGA
- a CDS encoding histidine phosphatase family protein, translating into MGSVHLVRHGQASWGSDDYDVLSSTGVEQSIGLGTSWEASGWAPTSAVAGSMKRHAQTAIAAIDACGHGDGYDVDAGWNEYDHLAIAKAYDPGSMTADPKAFQRVLNLALDEWIAGHGEHAETYQDFVARVMTSFAAVAADASSGRSVVVFTSGGPIAMVASHLLSGDDSLFQRLNDVVINASVTTVIVGSTGPRLLAFNESTHLPRDLITFR; encoded by the coding sequence ATGGGATCGGTGCACCTCGTCAGGCATGGCCAGGCCTCGTGGGGCAGTGACGACTACGACGTCCTCTCCTCGACCGGAGTCGAGCAGTCGATCGGGCTCGGCACCTCCTGGGAGGCATCGGGCTGGGCGCCCACCTCGGCGGTGGCGGGATCCATGAAGCGCCACGCGCAGACCGCTATCGCCGCGATCGACGCGTGTGGTCACGGCGACGGCTACGACGTCGATGCGGGCTGGAACGAGTACGACCATCTCGCGATCGCGAAGGCCTATGACCCCGGATCGATGACGGCGGACCCCAAGGCCTTCCAACGGGTGCTCAACCTCGCGCTCGACGAGTGGATCGCGGGGCACGGAGAGCATGCCGAGACCTACCAGGACTTCGTGGCCCGGGTCATGACGTCGTTCGCCGCAGTGGCCGCCGACGCCAGCTCGGGTCGTTCGGTCGTGGTGTTCACCTCCGGGGGGCCGATAGCCATGGTTGCCTCACACCTGTTGAGCGGCGACGACTCGCTGTTCCAGCGGCTCAACGACGTCGTCATCAACGCGAGTGTCACGACCGTGATCGTCGGATCGACCGGGCCCCGTCTGCTGGCGTTCAACGAAAGCACGCACCTGCCCCGGGACCTGATCACCTTCCGATGA
- a CDS encoding SDR family NAD(P)-dependent oxidoreductase: MSIALDSRVLVTGAASGLGLALVHQFVERGGRVLATDVHAELPESLRGLDRVSYLTLDVTQDVDWARARDWVVEEWDGLDYLFNNAGVAAGGRIELSEMDQWQWIVDINLLGVARGCRTFTPMFKAQGSGHIVNTASAAGLIHPPRMSEYNAVKAGVVALSETLFHELKPFGVKVSVVCPTFFKTNLTDSLRGKDEAANASAAKLIDRAKLSADDIAARVMSGVSKGRHIILTDRDGKIAYAAKRFARPLYYSMMNKASIQMSKKD; this comes from the coding sequence ATGTCGATTGCCCTCGATTCCCGCGTCCTGGTCACCGGCGCAGCCTCCGGGCTGGGCCTGGCCCTGGTCCACCAGTTCGTCGAGCGTGGTGGCCGTGTCCTCGCCACGGACGTTCACGCCGAGCTGCCCGAGTCGCTGCGCGGCCTCGACCGCGTGTCCTACCTGACCCTGGACGTGACGCAGGACGTCGACTGGGCCAGGGCGCGCGACTGGGTCGTCGAGGAGTGGGACGGCCTGGACTACCTGTTCAACAACGCCGGCGTCGCGGCTGGTGGCCGGATCGAGCTTTCCGAGATGGACCAGTGGCAGTGGATTGTCGACATCAACCTGCTCGGCGTCGCCCGCGGCTGCCGCACGTTCACGCCGATGTTCAAGGCGCAGGGGAGCGGGCACATCGTCAACACCGCCTCGGCGGCCGGCCTGATCCACCCGCCGCGGATGAGCGAGTACAACGCGGTCAAGGCCGGCGTGGTCGCGCTGAGCGAGACACTGTTCCACGAGCTCAAGCCGTTCGGCGTCAAGGTCTCGGTCGTCTGCCCGACGTTCTTCAAGACCAACCTCACCGACTCCCTGCGTGGCAAGGACGAGGCCGCCAACGCCTCGGCCGCCAAGCTGATCGACCGGGCCAAGCTCAGCGCCGACGACATCGCCGCGCGCGTCATGTCCGGTGTCTCGAAGGGGCGGCACATCATCCTCACCGACCGCGACGGCAAGATCGCGTATGCCGCCAAGCGCTTCGCCCGGCCGCTGTACTACTCGATGATGAACAAGGCCTCCATCCAGATGTCGAAGAAGGACTGA
- a CDS encoding SDR family oxidoreductase, producing MRKNVLITGASSGLGAGMARILAAKGHSLALTARRVDRLEALRAELVAAHPDIDVVVHALDVNDHERVFAVFKQAVTDLGGLDRVIVNAGLGKGGRIGTGKFQANKQTAETNFIAAIAQCEAAMEHFYERKAGHLVVISSMSAMRGMPSSMTTYAATKAGIAMVAEGIRSDLIGRKGLDIKVTTLFPGYIASEMNSQVEQSSPFMVDTHKGCVALVKSIEKEVTDAAVPSWPWAPLGQVMKHAPLSIVRRMV from the coding sequence ATGCGCAAGAACGTACTCATCACCGGCGCGAGCTCCGGGCTCGGCGCCGGCATGGCCCGTATCCTCGCCGCGAAGGGGCACAGCCTGGCCCTGACCGCTCGGCGGGTCGACCGGCTCGAGGCGCTGCGTGCAGAGCTCGTCGCGGCCCATCCCGACATCGATGTCGTCGTCCACGCACTCGACGTCAATGACCACGAGCGGGTCTTCGCGGTTTTCAAGCAGGCCGTGACGGATCTCGGCGGGCTCGACCGGGTCATCGTCAACGCGGGCCTCGGCAAGGGCGGCCGCATCGGCACGGGCAAGTTCCAGGCCAACAAGCAGACCGCCGAGACCAACTTCATCGCCGCGATCGCTCAGTGCGAGGCCGCGATGGAGCATTTCTACGAGCGCAAGGCCGGTCACCTCGTGGTGATCTCGTCGATGTCGGCGATGCGCGGCATGCCGTCGTCGATGACGACGTATGCCGCGACCAAGGCCGGTATCGCGATGGTCGCCGAAGGTATCCGCTCGGACCTGATCGGTCGCAAGGGCCTCGACATCAAGGTCACGACGCTGTTCCCGGGCTACATCGCCTCGGAGATGAATTCGCAGGTCGAGCAGTCCTCGCCATTCATGGTCGATACCCACAAGGGGTGCGTCGCCTTGGTGAAGAGCATCGAGAAGGAGGTCACCGACGCCGCCGTGCCGTCATGGCCGTGGGCGCCGCTGGGCCAGGTCATGAAGCATGCGCCGCTCAGCATCGTCCGCCGCATGGTCTGA
- a CDS encoding DUF4185 domain-containing protein, with translation MSIARLPWRVRVLLVTVPAGAAMFAAIALAPTSSDPAVGDVPRASETQCLPIEPITSVDGLNDIASTLRGSPEFQGADVGADVELQDGRRLWVFGDTLRSPTFSGQRFVRNSMLVFDDSCADVVLPADHGALIPDREDGVGYWPMSIAKVEHVGYDLVGVAAQRVRGAAQPDGAAAFENLGPAIALFVVRRGDTPQLLEVRDIGADLAGTKRTTWGAATAVEGGWVYLYGTASPGADLVFGFSLQVARVRPDDILDASRWRYWDGSRWQQHASEATTLIPATGGVSQTLSVFRQAGRWYAVSKRDEFLGSDLVVWSSPGPTGPFFAAPPVAQIPSNEKTGALRYMPLAHPDLLPEQGSIVVSYSQNNTDVGEINANPFLYRPRFLRIPLP, from the coding sequence ATGAGCATCGCGCGTCTTCCGTGGAGGGTCCGGGTGCTGCTCGTGACGGTGCCCGCCGGCGCCGCGATGTTTGCCGCCATTGCCCTCGCTCCCACCTCGAGCGACCCGGCAGTCGGCGATGTCCCCCGCGCGTCGGAGACCCAGTGCCTGCCGATCGAACCGATCACGTCCGTTGACGGTCTCAACGACATCGCCTCGACCCTGCGGGGGAGCCCGGAGTTCCAGGGCGCCGACGTGGGTGCGGACGTCGAACTGCAGGACGGCCGCCGGCTCTGGGTCTTTGGTGACACGCTCAGGTCGCCAACGTTCAGCGGCCAACGGTTCGTCCGCAACTCGATGCTGGTGTTCGATGACAGCTGCGCGGACGTCGTGCTCCCGGCCGACCACGGCGCACTCATCCCGGACCGTGAGGACGGAGTGGGCTACTGGCCGATGTCGATCGCCAAGGTCGAGCACGTCGGCTACGACCTGGTCGGGGTCGCGGCGCAGCGGGTTCGAGGCGCGGCTCAGCCGGACGGAGCGGCGGCCTTCGAGAACCTCGGTCCGGCGATCGCCCTGTTCGTCGTTCGGCGGGGCGACACGCCCCAGCTCCTCGAGGTCCGTGACATCGGCGCCGATCTGGCCGGCACGAAGCGGACGACGTGGGGAGCGGCGACGGCCGTCGAGGGCGGGTGGGTCTACCTCTACGGCACCGCATCGCCCGGCGCGGACCTGGTGTTCGGCTTCTCCCTCCAGGTGGCCCGGGTCCGACCCGACGACATCCTCGACGCCTCGCGCTGGCGCTACTGGGACGGGTCCCGCTGGCAGCAGCACGCCTCCGAGGCGACGACCCTCATCCCGGCGACCGGTGGGGTGTCCCAGACGCTGAGCGTCTTCCGCCAGGCCGGCCGGTGGTACGCCGTCAGCAAGCGCGACGAGTTCCTCGGGTCCGACCTCGTCGTCTGGTCGTCCCCCGGCCCGACCGGCCCGTTCTTCGCAGCTCCCCCGGTGGCCCAGATCCCGTCCAACGAGAAGACCGGAGCCCTGCGCTACATGCCGCTGGCCCACCCGGACCTGCTCCCCGAGCAGGGGAGCATCGTCGTGTCGTACAGCCAGAACAACACCGACGTCGGCGAGATCAACGCCAATCCATTCCTCTACCGACCGCGGTTCCTGCGGATCCCGCTGCCGTAG
- a CDS encoding GNAT family N-acetyltransferase, with amino-acid sequence MIRDAVDDDWTQIYPIFAAVVEAGETYAFPEGLSADEARPWWMDQSSGRTVVAAEGDLVLGSAKMGPNRPGRGAHIGTASFMIDVRQRGRGIGRALAVHMIEWSRQQGFAGIQFNAVVETNLAAVALWTSLGFAIVGTVPGAFDHASQGRVGLHVMYLEL; translated from the coding sequence ATGATCCGGGATGCCGTGGACGACGACTGGACGCAGATCTACCCGATCTTCGCCGCCGTGGTCGAGGCGGGCGAGACCTACGCCTTCCCCGAGGGCCTGAGCGCGGACGAGGCGCGACCGTGGTGGATGGATCAGTCCTCGGGCCGGACCGTCGTGGCGGCCGAGGGTGACCTGGTGCTCGGCTCCGCCAAGATGGGGCCCAACCGGCCGGGCCGTGGCGCCCACATCGGCACGGCCAGCTTCATGATCGACGTTCGGCAACGCGGTCGTGGCATCGGCCGAGCCCTGGCCGTGCACATGATCGAGTGGTCGAGGCAGCAAGGATTTGCCGGCATCCAGTTCAACGCCGTCGTCGAGACCAATCTCGCGGCCGTGGCGCTGTGGACGTCACTCGGCTTCGCGATCGTCGGCACCGTGCCCGGTGCCTTCGACCACGCTTCTCAAGGTCGTGTGGGCCTCCATGTGATGTACCTGGAGCTGTGA
- a CDS encoding helix-turn-helix domain-containing protein — MAREALHADPLRLTRATHVVRQAALEDRRAPGPIRSVIGASWRRMRLQGLSPAGAPEIAPLPGEELLRRREGSGLQPLMPLLRQHLLPACEATGQLMVVADVEGRVLWREGQVGVLRHADHLGFVGGSAWTEGNVGTNAIGTCLVTEAPVHIHAAEHYAQSHTPWTCAAAPLRDPATGRVLGVVDLSGPVHTVHAGTLSMVTLAARLAELEIRAATQERLHGLRAIAAPLLARLDGRALVVASDGTTAAATGLVPPDRVALPIGFGGEDAWVAGFGLVTAEPLPGGWLLRIKDDDGEEQISSMTLDLSSPDPVVRLTAAGSTWAHALTPRHGEILLTLLLHPGGRSAAEIADDLFADPTRVVTVRAEISRLRKVLGSVIARQPYRMAQGVRSEIIAPPEGITALARSSAPVVTRWRAGIVTD; from the coding sequence ATGGCCCGAGAAGCTCTGCACGCCGATCCGCTCCGACTCACCCGAGCTACCCACGTCGTACGCCAGGCCGCGCTCGAGGACCGGCGCGCGCCGGGCCCGATCAGGTCGGTGATCGGCGCGTCGTGGCGCCGCATGCGACTGCAGGGCCTGAGCCCGGCTGGCGCTCCTGAGATCGCACCCCTGCCGGGCGAGGAGCTGCTCCGCCGACGTGAGGGCAGTGGGCTCCAGCCGCTGATGCCGCTGCTGCGGCAGCACCTGCTCCCGGCCTGCGAGGCGACCGGACAGCTCATGGTCGTCGCCGATGTCGAGGGCAGGGTGCTGTGGCGGGAAGGCCAGGTCGGAGTCCTGCGACACGCAGACCATCTTGGTTTTGTGGGCGGCTCGGCGTGGACCGAGGGCAACGTCGGGACCAATGCGATCGGTACGTGCCTCGTCACCGAGGCCCCCGTCCATATCCACGCGGCCGAGCACTACGCGCAGTCGCACACCCCGTGGACGTGCGCCGCGGCACCCTTGCGAGACCCGGCCACCGGCCGGGTCCTTGGTGTCGTGGACCTGAGCGGCCCGGTCCACACCGTGCACGCCGGGACCCTGTCCATGGTGACCCTCGCAGCGCGGCTGGCCGAACTGGAGATCCGCGCCGCGACCCAGGAGCGACTCCACGGACTCCGGGCGATCGCCGCCCCGCTGCTTGCGCGGCTCGACGGGCGAGCACTCGTGGTGGCATCCGATGGCACGACCGCCGCCGCGACGGGCCTGGTCCCACCAGATCGCGTCGCGCTGCCCATCGGATTCGGCGGCGAGGACGCCTGGGTCGCCGGGTTCGGTCTCGTGACGGCCGAGCCGCTGCCCGGCGGATGGCTCCTGCGGATCAAGGATGACGACGGCGAGGAACAGATCTCCTCGATGACCCTGGACCTGTCCTCACCGGATCCCGTGGTCAGGCTGACTGCGGCGGGCAGCACCTGGGCCCACGCCCTGACGCCTCGCCACGGCGAGATCCTCCTGACGCTGCTGCTGCACCCGGGCGGACGATCGGCGGCCGAGATCGCCGACGACCTGTTCGCGGACCCGACCCGGGTCGTAACGGTGCGCGCCGAGATCTCCCGGCTCCGGAAGGTCCTGGGCTCGGTCATCGCCCGCCAGCCCTATCGAATGGCGCAGGGCGTCCGGTCCGAGATCATCGCCCCGCCCGAGGGCATCACGGCTCTCGCCAGGTCCAGCGCACCCGTCGTGACGCGGTGGAGGGCCGGGATCGTCACCGACTGA
- a CDS encoding NAD(P)/FAD-dependent oxidoreductase, protein MTQTIERETDAPTPQQRVDRWLALFEGALRSRDAQGAAALFTTDSYWRDLVAFTWNITTVEGREGVADMLGECVAETDPSGFATTETPTEADGVTEAWIEFETATGRGKGHLRLKGDQGWTLLTSLRELKGHEESQGETRPQGVSHDLSKGRASWKELREAEEADLGYRTQPYAVVIGGGQGGIALGARLRQLGVPALVIDKHDRPGDQWRSRYKSLCLHDPVWYDHLPYLPFPKNWPVFAPKDKVGDWLEMYTKVMEVPYWSRSTVTAAVYDEESSTWSVTVDRDGESVELRPTQLVFATGMSGQANVPEFPGMDVFRGEQQHSSQHPGPEAYAGKKVVVIGSNNSAFDICGALWENDADVTMVQRSSTHIVKSASLMDIGLGDLYSERAVESGVTTDKADMIFASLPYRIMHEFQIPLYQQMAERDKDFYDRLEAAGFDHDWGDDGSGLFMKYLRRGSGYYIDVGAAELVADGKVKLAHGQVDHLTEGSVVLDDGTELEADLVVYATGYGSMNGWIADVVDQQTADKVGKCWGLGSETTKDPGPWEGEQRNMWKPTKQENLWMHGGNLHQSRHYSLYLALQLKARYEGIPTPVYRQAEVHHLS, encoded by the coding sequence ATGACTCAGACCATCGAGCGCGAGACTGATGCCCCGACGCCGCAGCAGAGGGTCGATCGCTGGCTGGCGCTGTTCGAGGGCGCCCTGCGGTCTCGAGACGCGCAGGGAGCGGCCGCTCTGTTCACCACCGACAGCTATTGGCGCGACCTGGTCGCGTTCACCTGGAACATCACGACGGTCGAGGGCCGCGAGGGTGTCGCCGACATGCTCGGCGAGTGCGTGGCCGAGACCGATCCGTCCGGCTTCGCGACGACCGAGACGCCCACCGAGGCTGACGGCGTCACGGAGGCGTGGATCGAGTTCGAGACCGCGACGGGACGCGGCAAGGGTCACCTGCGCCTCAAGGGCGACCAGGGCTGGACGCTGCTCACCAGCCTGCGTGAGCTCAAGGGTCACGAGGAGAGCCAGGGCGAGACCCGGCCGCAGGGTGTCAGCCATGACTTGTCCAAGGGCAGGGCGTCGTGGAAGGAGCTGCGCGAGGCCGAGGAGGCTGATCTCGGCTACCGCACTCAGCCGTACGCCGTGGTCATCGGCGGCGGCCAGGGCGGTATCGCCCTGGGTGCCCGGTTGCGCCAGCTCGGCGTGCCCGCCCTCGTGATCGACAAGCACGATCGGCCCGGCGACCAGTGGCGCTCGCGCTACAAGAGCCTGTGCCTGCACGATCCGGTCTGGTACGACCACCTGCCCTATCTGCCGTTCCCGAAGAACTGGCCGGTGTTCGCGCCCAAGGACAAGGTCGGCGACTGGCTCGAGATGTACACCAAGGTCATGGAGGTCCCGTACTGGTCGCGGTCGACCGTGACGGCTGCGGTGTACGACGAGGAGTCCAGCACCTGGAGCGTCACGGTGGACCGCGACGGCGAGAGCGTCGAGCTGCGCCCGACCCAACTGGTCTTCGCAACGGGGATGTCGGGCCAGGCCAACGTCCCCGAGTTCCCCGGCATGGACGTGTTCCGCGGCGAGCAGCAGCACTCGAGCCAGCACCCCGGCCCCGAGGCGTACGCCGGCAAGAAGGTCGTGGTGATCGGGTCGAACAACTCGGCCTTCGACATCTGCGGCGCTTTGTGGGAGAACGACGCCGACGTGACGATGGTGCAACGCTCGTCAACCCACATCGTCAAGTCGGCCTCGCTGATGGACATCGGGCTGGGCGACCTCTACTCCGAGCGTGCGGTGGAGTCGGGTGTCACGACCGACAAGGCCGACATGATCTTCGCGTCGTTGCCGTACCGGATCATGCACGAGTTCCAGATCCCGCTCTACCAGCAGATGGCCGAGCGCGACAAGGACTTCTACGATCGGCTCGAGGCGGCTGGCTTCGACCACGACTGGGGCGACGACGGGTCGGGCCTGTTCATGAAGTACCTGCGACGTGGCTCGGGCTACTACATCGACGTCGGCGCTGCCGAGCTCGTCGCCGACGGCAAGGTCAAGCTCGCGCACGGCCAGGTCGACCACCTGACCGAGGGCTCGGTCGTGCTGGATGACGGCACTGAGCTGGAGGCCGACCTCGTGGTCTACGCCACGGGATATGGCTCGATGAATGGCTGGATCGCCGATGTCGTCGACCAGCAGACCGCCGACAAGGTCGGCAAGTGCTGGGGTCTCGGCTCCGAGACCACCAAGGACCCCGGTCCGTGGGAGGGGGAGCAGCGCAACATGTGGAAGCCGACGAAGCAGGAGAACCTCTGGATGCACGGAGGCAACCTGCACCAGTCGCGCCACTACTCGCTCTACCTCGCCCTGCAGCTCAAGGCCCGATATGAGGGCATCCCGACTCCGGTCTACCGGCAGGCGGAGGTGCACCACCTGAGCTGA
- the rpmG gene encoding 50S ribosomal protein L33 translates to MARHTDLRPIIKLRSTAGTGYTYVTRKSRRNDPDRIGLRKYDPVTRQHVEFREER, encoded by the coding sequence ATGGCACGTCACACCGACCTCCGACCGATCATCAAGCTCCGGTCGACCGCTGGCACCGGATATACATACGTGACTCGCAAGAGTCGCCGCAACGACCCGGACCGGATCGGACTCCGCAAGTACGACCCCGTCACCCGGCAGCACGTGGAGTTCCGCGAGGAGCGCTGA
- a CDS encoding homoserine O-acetyltransferase: protein MTISPSIDPSLVTGAWRGGDPSGRRQFVDIGDLQLDSGRTIPDVRIAYESWGEFDGSNAVLVLHALTGDSHVSGPAEAGHPTVGWWDAIVGPGKPVDTNRHHVVAANILGGCQGSTGPSSRDADGLPWGGSFPDLTVRDQVRAEVALADALGIRTWRAVMGGSAGGMRALEWAIEHPERVERLFLLATSAYASADQIALSSTQIDAIRTDGAFFGGDYYDGPHGPLHGLDLARRMAHISYRSETELSQRFGRDVQDDGRFAVVSYLQHHGAKLVSRFDANSYILLSAAMNSHDVGRDRGGIAAALARVTARTVVAGIDSDRLYPLYQQQELADGIPDAAPLEVVRSDYGHDGFLVEADRVGQLARDLLA from the coding sequence GTGACGATCAGCCCCAGCATCGATCCCTCTCTCGTCACGGGTGCGTGGCGGGGGGGGGATCCGTCGGGTCGGCGTCAGTTCGTCGACATCGGCGACCTGCAGCTCGACTCGGGACGCACGATTCCCGACGTACGGATCGCCTATGAGTCGTGGGGCGAGTTCGACGGATCCAACGCTGTCCTGGTCCTGCACGCCCTGACGGGTGACAGCCACGTGTCAGGGCCGGCCGAGGCCGGCCACCCCACGGTGGGCTGGTGGGACGCCATCGTCGGGCCCGGCAAGCCGGTCGACACCAACCGGCACCACGTCGTGGCCGCCAACATCCTCGGTGGCTGCCAGGGATCGACCGGCCCATCCTCCCGGGACGCGGACGGGTTGCCCTGGGGCGGATCGTTCCCCGACCTGACGGTCCGTGACCAGGTCCGCGCCGAGGTCGCGCTCGCGGACGCGCTCGGGATCCGCACGTGGCGCGCCGTGATGGGCGGATCAGCCGGCGGCATGCGCGCCCTGGAGTGGGCCATCGAACACCCCGAGCGCGTGGAACGGCTGTTCCTGCTCGCCACCTCGGCGTACGCCTCGGCCGACCAGATCGCCCTGTCGTCGACACAGATCGACGCGATCCGCACCGACGGGGCCTTCTTCGGCGGCGACTACTACGACGGTCCGCACGGTCCGCTGCACGGCCTGGACCTCGCCCGCCGGATGGCGCACATCAGCTATCGCAGCGAGACCGAGCTGTCCCAGCGCTTCGGCCGGGACGTCCAGGACGACGGCCGGTTCGCGGTCGTGTCCTATCTTCAGCACCACGGCGCCAAGCTGGTGTCCCGCTTCGATGCGAACTCGTACATCCTGCTCAGCGCCGCGATGAACAGTCACGACGTCGGGCGCGATCGCGGCGGGATCGCGGCGGCGCTCGCCCGGGTCACAGCGCGCACCGTCGTCGCAGGCATCGACTCCGACCGGCTGTATCCGCTCTACCAGCAGCAGGAGCTCGCCGACGGCATCCCCGACGCCGCCCCGCTCGAGGTCGTGCGATCGGACTACGGGCACGACGGTTTCCTGGTCGAGGCCGACCGCGTGGGCCAGCTCGCCCGCGATCTGCTGGCCTGA
- a CDS encoding bifunctional o-acetylhomoserine/o-acetylserine sulfhydrylase yields MSDQWSFETKQIHAGQVPDPTTGARALPIYQTTSYQFRDTQHAADLFGLAEPGNIYTRIMNPTQDVVEQRLAALEGGVGALLVASGQSATTGALTNVAEAGDHIVASASLYGGTDSLLRHSFPKLGIQVTFVEDSNNPDAWRAAAQDNTKVFFGETIGNPKGDVLDLEAISAVAKEVGVPFIVDNTIGTPFLLNPFKHGVDTIVHSATKYIGGHGTAVGGVIIDAGTFDYAAHGDKFPGFTTPDASYHGLVFSEALGAAAYIAKLRVQFLRNIGPAISPFNAFLLAQGLETLSLRVERHIENTRKVAEWLEARQDVSKVTWASLDSSPYKALADKYAPKGAGAVLTFELPGGVEAGKAFIDSLELFSHVANIGDVRSLAIHPASTTHSQLSAEEQAAAGVTPGLVRLAVGLEGIDDILADLDAGFRAAK; encoded by the coding sequence ATGAGCGACCAGTGGTCATTTGAGACCAAGCAGATCCATGCGGGTCAGGTTCCCGACCCGACCACCGGCGCTCGCGCCCTGCCGATCTACCAGACGACTTCCTACCAGTTCCGCGACACGCAGCACGCCGCCGACCTGTTCGGCCTCGCCGAACCCGGCAACATCTACACGCGGATCATGAACCCGACCCAAGATGTCGTCGAGCAGCGGCTCGCCGCGCTCGAGGGCGGTGTCGGCGCCCTGCTCGTCGCCTCGGGCCAGTCGGCCACGACCGGCGCACTGACCAACGTCGCCGAGGCCGGTGACCACATCGTCGCGTCGGCCAGCCTGTACGGCGGCACCGACAGCCTGCTGCGCCACAGCTTCCCCAAGCTCGGCATCCAGGTCACCTTCGTCGAGGACTCCAACAACCCCGACGCGTGGCGTGCCGCTGCCCAGGACAACACCAAGGTGTTCTTCGGCGAGACGATCGGCAACCCCAAGGGTGACGTCCTCGACCTCGAGGCCATCTCGGCAGTCGCCAAGGAGGTCGGCGTGCCGTTCATCGTGGACAACACGATCGGCACCCCGTTCCTGCTCAACCCGTTCAAGCACGGCGTCGACACCATCGTGCACTCGGCCACGAAGTACATCGGCGGCCACGGCACGGCGGTCGGCGGAGTCATCATCGACGCCGGCACGTTCGACTACGCGGCGCACGGCGACAAGTTCCCCGGCTTCACGACGCCCGATGCGAGCTATCACGGCCTGGTGTTCTCCGAGGCGCTCGGCGCAGCGGCCTACATCGCCAAGCTCCGCGTGCAGTTCCTGCGCAACATCGGACCGGCGATCAGCCCGTTCAACGCCTTCCTGCTCGCGCAGGGCCTCGAGACCCTGAGCCTGCGCGTCGAGCGTCACATCGAGAACACCCGCAAGGTCGCGGAGTGGCTCGAGGCGCGCCAGGACGTCAGCAAGGTCACCTGGGCCTCGCTCGACAGCAGCCCCTACAAGGCACTCGCCGACAAGTACGCGCCGAAGGGCGCCGGCGCCGTCCTGACGTTCGAGCTGCCCGGCGGCGTCGAGGCCGGCAAGGCCTTCATCGACTCGCTCGAGCTGTTCAGCCACGTTGCCAACATCGGTGACGTGCGCAGCCTCGCGATCCACCCGGCGAGCACGACCCACTCGCAGCTGTCGGCCGAGGAGCAGGCCGCTGCCGGCGTGACCCCCGGACTGGTCCGGCTCGCCGTCGGCCTCGAGGGCATCGACGACATCCTCGCGGATCTCGACGCCGGGTTCCGCGCGGCAAAGTGA